Proteins from a single region of Heterodontus francisci isolate sHetFra1 chromosome 29, sHetFra1.hap1, whole genome shotgun sequence:
- the LOC137346344 gene encoding uncharacterized protein isoform X1 translates to MRICDQFKLASGAKVNHGKSEAMFFGNWADRSFVPFTVRSDYLKVMMNWFAKARTCTKTWEERVAGVQHKLSMWEQRSLSIVVKNVVIRCEALMLLLYVAQVWPIPRSCTVAVTGAIFRFIWGSKMDRVRRDTMFKPLDKGGKNVPNVALILMTTFVRGCIKLCVELQYANSKCHYVLRFYLCPVLRRMDLVTLPQNAPSSWTVPYHLSVVEQFLHRNTFDHRSIRQWSARNVLKSLREKEMVDSVG, encoded by the coding sequence atgagaatCTGCgatcagttcaaactggcctcgggagccaaagttaaccacggcaagagcgaggccatgttctttgggaactgggctgaccgatcctttgtccccttcaccgtcaggtcagactacctgaaggtgatgatgaactggttcgcAAAGGccaggacgtgcaccaaaacctgggaggagcgcgtagccggggtacaacacaagctgagcatgtgggagcagcgatctctctccattgtggttaagaacgtggtcatcaggtgcgaggcgctcatgttgttgctgtacgtggcgcaggtctggcccataccccgctcctgcactgtggcagtcaccggagccattttccgcttcatctggggatccaaaatggaccgggtccggagggacacaatgttcaaacctctggataagggcgggaaaaatgtacccaacgtcgccctcatcctgatgactacctttgtgcgcggctgcatcaagctgtgtgttgaactccagtacgcaaactccaagtgtcactatgtgctgaggttctatctgtgcccggtgttgcgaaggatggacctggtcacattgccgcagaacgctccatccagttggactgtgccgtaccacctatctgtcgtggaacagtttctgcacagaaacacttttgaccaccggtccatcaggcagtggtctgcacggaatgttctcaagtccctacgggaaaaggagatggtagattCTGTCGGATAG
- the LOC137346344 gene encoding uncharacterized protein isoform X2 produces MMNWFAKARTCTKTWEERVAGVQHKLSMWEQRSLSIVVKNVVIRCEALMLLLYVAQVWPIPRSCTVAVTGAIFRFIWGSKMDRVRRDTMFKPLDKGGKNVPNVALILMTTFVRGCIKLCVELQYANSKCHYVLRFYLCPVLRRMDLVTLPQNAPSSWTVPYHLSVVEQFLHRNTFDHRSIRQWSARNVLKSLREKEMVDSVG; encoded by the coding sequence atgatgaactggttcgcAAAGGccaggacgtgcaccaaaacctgggaggagcgcgtagccggggtacaacacaagctgagcatgtgggagcagcgatctctctccattgtggttaagaacgtggtcatcaggtgcgaggcgctcatgttgttgctgtacgtggcgcaggtctggcccataccccgctcctgcactgtggcagtcaccggagccattttccgcttcatctggggatccaaaatggaccgggtccggagggacacaatgttcaaacctctggataagggcgggaaaaatgtacccaacgtcgccctcatcctgatgactacctttgtgcgcggctgcatcaagctgtgtgttgaactccagtacgcaaactccaagtgtcactatgtgctgaggttctatctgtgcccggtgttgcgaaggatggacctggtcacattgccgcagaacgctccatccagttggactgtgccgtaccacctatctgtcgtggaacagtttctgcacagaaacacttttgaccaccggtccatcaggcagtggtctgcacggaatgttctcaagtccctacgggaaaaggagatggtagattCTGTCGGATAG